Below is a genomic region from Rhodohalobacter mucosus.
CTTGGATGGATTTGGATTGCTGCTGTTGATCATCACCGAGTAGGCCATCTTGGTTTCCGGATTCATCATCAGTGTGGTTTTGTATCCCGGGCAGTGTCCGCCATGGCCTACCCATTTTTGATCGTCCGGACCTTTGTAGACTGAAAAACCCAGTCCCCAGCTGGTGCCGAAATCGCTGTCCATCCAGTGGATGTTGTGCATGTTTTTGATGGTTGCCGGATGCAGGATCTCCTCTTCTTCTGCGTCATAGAGACGGAATTGCCAGGCCGCAAAGTCGGCCAGGTCTTCCACCGTGGAGCTGAATCCGGCAGCGGGGGTTACCCCGTTGGGCTCAAACATCGGCAGCCTTTCCTGTACTCCTTCCATGGTTTCACTGGAGTGCCCGACAGCCAGCTGATCGCCCCAAAGGTCTTCGGGCATGTCGGGGCGCGTATCCTCCATATCCAGGGGATTCAGAATAAGGGTGTTCACATAGTCCTCAAAGCTCTGGCCACTCACTTCCTCAACCACATATCCCAGCAGCGCCATGGCAAGATTGCTATACTGGAAATAGGTGGATGACGGGTAGAGGGTTTGCTGCTCTTCCAGCCTCTCCAGAATCTCCTCCTTGGTGGGGAACTCCAGATCCGGATCGGTCCAGTGCGACCATGCATTTTCTCTGGGGAGTCCGGATGAGTGTGTCAGAAGTTTGCGAATGGTGATCGGTCCGCTGAGCTCATACTGCTGTGGAAGATCATATTCCGGCAGCAGGTCCTGTATCTCATCATCCAGGCGAAGCTCGCCGTCCTCATACAGGTTCATAATGGCGATTGAGGTAAACAGCTTGGAGATGGAGCAGATGCTGCAGATGGTGTTTGGCGACATCTCCAGCCCTGTATCCGGGTTGGCCATACCATAGGCGCCTTTCCAGATCACCTCCTGATCCTGCAGCGCGATCGCGCTCACACCGGGCAGTTCGTCATATTTTTGCATGGCATCCAGCCACACGTTTACCAGTATTACTGCCTCTGTATAGTCTGTTTTGGTTTCCTCTTCTTCCGAATCCTGTCCAAAAGAGAGTCCGCTCATACCGAGCATGCAGACAAGTAAAAGTCCCAAAATCCTGTATATCATCCGT
It encodes:
- a CDS encoding serine hydrolase domain-containing protein produces the protein MIYRILGLLLVCMLGMSGLSFGQDSEEEETKTDYTEAVILVNVWLDAMQKYDELPGVSAIALQDQEVIWKGAYGMANPDTGLEMSPNTICSICSISKLFTSIAIMNLYEDGELRLDDEIQDLLPEYDLPQQYELSGPITIRKLLTHSSGLPRENAWSHWTDPDLEFPTKEEILERLEEQQTLYPSSTYFQYSNLAMALLGYVVEEVSGQSFEDYVNTLILNPLDMEDTRPDMPEDLWGDQLAVGHSSETMEGVQERLPMFEPNGVTPAAGFSSTVEDLADFAAWQFRLYDAEEEEILHPATIKNMHNIHWMDSDFGTSWGLGFSVYKGPDDQKWVGHGGHCPGYKTTLMMNPETKMAYSVMINSSNPNPSKYARGIHSILSKAKSIEPAEEEMAEELAEYAGYYQGQVMRSTSYVGTWGDKLVRMGLPADNPGGFNTYRRVDKDHFVRIRDNGEDGESMRFIRNDDGEIVQMKYYDNYISNRVEL